The Candidatus Binataceae bacterium genome contains a region encoding:
- a CDS encoding helical backbone metal receptor, translating to MASWLQLSDDVGLRLALERPPRRVISLVPSWTQTLFALDAGEMLVGATRFCVEPAEALAAIPRVGGTKNPKLREIAKLKPDLVIANAEENRREDIERMREQGMQVLTTYPRTVPGAVESILRIGRVLDREAQAAALAREITLSVSGIEAGLGVWSKLRLRVFCPIWKKPWMTFNADTYAHDVLRMMGFNNVFASAGERYPRVTIEEAVEHRPDIVLLPDEPYEFGQDDLEEMKAMLPAALGRRVLLVSGRDLHWYGIHMVEGLRALNARLSRLRAAVV from the coding sequence ATGGCATCATGGCTTCAACTCAGCGACGACGTCGGGCTTAGGCTCGCGCTCGAGCGCCCGCCACGGCGCGTGATCTCGCTGGTGCCGAGCTGGACGCAGACGCTGTTCGCGCTCGACGCGGGCGAGATGCTGGTTGGGGCAACGCGCTTTTGCGTCGAGCCGGCCGAAGCGCTTGCCGCGATTCCCAGGGTGGGGGGAACGAAGAATCCCAAGCTGCGCGAGATTGCCAAGCTCAAGCCCGACCTTGTGATCGCCAACGCGGAGGAAAACCGCCGCGAGGATATCGAGCGTATGCGCGAGCAGGGGATGCAGGTGCTGACCACGTACCCGCGCACGGTGCCGGGCGCGGTCGAATCGATCCTGCGTATCGGCCGCGTGCTGGATCGCGAGGCGCAGGCGGCGGCGCTCGCGCGCGAAATCACCCTCTCGGTGAGCGGAATCGAAGCGGGGCTGGGCGTCTGGAGCAAGCTCCGGCTCAGGGTCTTCTGTCCGATTTGGAAAAAGCCCTGGATGACATTCAACGCCGACACCTATGCGCACGACGTGTTGCGCATGATGGGCTTCAACAACGTCTTCGCCAGCGCGGGCGAGCGCTACCCGCGGGTGACGATCGAAGAGGCCGTCGAGCATCGCCCGGACATCGTGCTGCTCCCGGACGAGCCGTACGAATTCGGCCAGGACGATCTCGAAGAAATGAAGGCGATGCTGCCTGCGGCGCTCGGACGCCGCGTGCTCCTCGTCAGCGGGCGCGACCTGCATTGGTACGGCATTCACATGGTCGAAGGGCTGCGCGCGCTCAACGCGCGGCTCTCGCGGTTGCGCGCGGCGGTGGTATAA